From one Peredibacter starrii genomic stretch:
- a CDS encoding EamA family transporter, translating to MKTTNQYFIGMIEASLTAFCFGLLGVFGKLAFKSGFTVGQLLSYRFLVASLFLWILLLSFRRKSVLLPAKQIGIFALLGVCGYGLMSITYLYSIKGLSLTMASLILYTYPFWVTLFSCIFTKHKLTKHEVGSLLLAAFGLVLLLGGQIKVHEMTAAIAGIASAIIYAFYIMISGKVQNRVNPLVSSMYIITFGALSLLLFYRSELKVMGDITMNQMMIIAGIAMISTVLPLTLELSALQKIKSTEFSLIMMLEPISAVLWGAFIFNEKMELQQIIGALIILTALLTRMFRKQEFVVM from the coding sequence ATGAAAACAACAAATCAATATTTTATTGGAATGATTGAGGCCTCACTAACTGCGTTTTGTTTTGGGCTTTTAGGGGTGTTTGGAAAGTTGGCCTTCAAATCTGGCTTCACGGTTGGGCAATTATTGTCTTATCGATTTTTGGTAGCGTCATTATTCCTTTGGATATTACTTCTCTCATTTCGTCGTAAATCAGTACTTCTACCTGCAAAGCAGATTGGAATTTTTGCTTTACTGGGAGTATGTGGTTACGGGCTTATGTCTATCACTTATCTCTATTCCATTAAGGGTCTAAGCCTGACAATGGCGTCTTTAATTCTTTATACGTATCCATTCTGGGTGACTTTGTTTTCGTGCATCTTCACCAAACATAAATTAACCAAGCACGAAGTTGGGTCTCTTTTATTAGCTGCTTTTGGATTGGTTTTGCTCCTGGGTGGTCAAATTAAAGTTCATGAGATGACCGCGGCCATAGCAGGAATAGCGTCCGCCATTATTTATGCCTTTTACATTATGATTTCAGGGAAGGTACAGAACCGGGTGAATCCACTTGTTTCATCTATGTACATTATTACTTTTGGTGCCTTGTCTTTACTACTTTTCTATCGGTCAGAGCTTAAGGTCATGGGCGATATCACGATGAATCAGATGATGATCATTGCTGGAATTGCCATGATAAGCACTGTCCTTCCGTTGACCTTGGAACTATCCGCCCTACAAAAAATTAAGAGCACCGAATTTTCTCTGATTATGATGCTGGAGCCGATTTCGGCCGTTCTATGGGGAGCTTTTATCTTTAATGAGAAAATGGAATTGCAGCAAATCATTGGTGCTCTTATTATTTTGACCGCACTTTTAACTAGAATGTTCAGAAAACAAGAGTTTGTAGTTATGTGA
- the purU gene encoding formyltetrahydrofolate deformylase — protein sequence MNHVLLINSRDQKGLISKISTILYQNDLNIVEMKEHVDRASDTFYMRCEFTGDGNIEAIKDKIKKELPANAQLTLNPKKKKDVVILATKEHHCLSDILIRHYFSELDIEIKCVIANHTNLKELVNKFGIEFVHISHENKTKEAFEQEILDYTKKFNPDYLVLAKFMRILSSNFVKHYPNKIINIHHSFLPAFIGANPYRQAYERGIKIIGATSHFVTDELDQGPIISQKTIQVDHSFSAEDMKKAGRDTERLALAEALNHAIDDRIFVMGNKTVILT from the coding sequence ATGAACCACGTCTTGCTCATCAATAGCCGAGACCAAAAAGGACTCATTTCTAAAATTTCTACCATCCTTTATCAAAACGATCTCAATATTGTGGAAATGAAAGAACATGTGGATCGTGCATCCGATACCTTCTATATGCGTTGTGAATTTACCGGAGATGGAAACATCGAGGCGATAAAAGATAAAATTAAGAAGGAACTTCCGGCCAATGCGCAGTTGACTCTCAATCCAAAGAAGAAGAAAGACGTTGTGATTTTGGCGACGAAGGAGCATCACTGCCTAAGTGATATCCTTATCCGTCATTATTTTTCAGAACTTGATATTGAGATCAAATGTGTCATTGCCAATCATACAAACCTTAAAGAACTTGTGAATAAATTTGGGATTGAGTTCGTGCACATTAGTCATGAAAACAAAACCAAAGAGGCCTTTGAACAAGAAATTCTGGATTACACGAAGAAGTTCAATCCCGATTACCTGGTACTGGCGAAATTCATGCGGATTCTGTCTTCAAATTTCGTGAAACATTATCCAAACAAGATCATCAATATCCATCACTCATTTTTGCCTGCCTTCATCGGAGCAAATCCTTACCGTCAGGCCTATGAAAGAGGTATTAAGATCATCGGGGCCACTTCCCACTTTGTGACGGATGAATTGGACCAAGGTCCAATCATTTCCCAGAAAACCATTCAAGTGGACCACTCATTTTCAGCGGAAGACATGAAAAAGGCCGGACGAGACACTGAACGGCTCGCCCTTGCTGAGGCCCTCAATCACGCTATTGATGACCGGATATTTGTGATGGGAAATAAAACGGTGATTCTGACTTAA
- the dacB gene encoding D-alanyl-D-alanine carboxypeptidase/D-alanyl-D-alanine endopeptidase — translation MTEMFFKFTSTFLFCGLTTGLFAQTLQSEALNLAKKFQISPDKLSILTVKVGGKKETLIDINSNKKLTLASLSKVVTSYSVLQNFSLDHQFITRIKTDGRIVNSTLEGNLYLIGGGDPSFGPEGMSELILALKKKGVKKITGDIIVDDSYFDNVRYDESRGDKRADFIYDAPVGAMSYNWNSIKVTITPGKNGEKAKVDVFPPNDYVRVSGHIRTKSGRSNDVIAERRRKKNGENILLLRGSLGQGHGSLVFERNITDPDLWSGHNLIYGLKKQGISISGKILNGVAPSAGLALAEYRGKNTLGILSDLNKDSNNHVAEMLAKAIAVKNHKQGSIFEGVKIINQETKSLAMTPQGYSFVSPSGLSPQNQISSANMLKILQGIASNKQQHEVFMQSLPVAGVDGTLKKRKIASTKVEWVKAKTGFITGAIALGGYAKKNDGTLVAFSFIYNGSDKEQRVTDFYDHLIAEIMDKDNSISIH, via the coding sequence ATGACTGAAATGTTTTTTAAATTCACCTCGACATTTTTATTTTGTGGCTTAACAACCGGTCTATTTGCTCAAACATTGCAATCTGAAGCTTTAAATCTTGCTAAAAAATTCCAGATCTCACCGGATAAACTTTCTATTCTCACGGTCAAAGTGGGCGGTAAGAAAGAAACATTAATTGATATCAATTCGAACAAAAAGCTGACTCTGGCTTCTCTGTCGAAGGTCGTTACATCATACTCGGTCCTTCAAAACTTCTCCTTGGATCATCAATTCATTACCAGAATCAAGACCGATGGTAGAATTGTGAATTCGACTCTTGAAGGGAATCTCTACTTGATCGGTGGAGGTGATCCTTCCTTTGGCCCGGAAGGGATGAGCGAACTCATCTTGGCCCTAAAGAAGAAAGGCGTAAAAAAAATCACAGGGGACATCATTGTCGATGACTCTTACTTCGATAATGTTCGTTATGATGAATCTCGTGGGGATAAGCGCGCGGACTTTATCTACGACGCTCCCGTAGGGGCCATGTCCTACAATTGGAACTCGATTAAGGTCACGATTACTCCCGGTAAAAATGGCGAGAAAGCGAAAGTCGATGTCTTCCCACCAAATGATTACGTTAGAGTATCAGGCCATATCAGAACAAAAAGCGGAAGATCGAATGATGTTATTGCTGAAAGACGCCGCAAGAAAAATGGCGAAAATATCCTGCTTTTAAGAGGTAGTTTAGGGCAGGGACATGGTTCTTTAGTATTTGAAAGAAATATCACAGATCCCGATCTTTGGTCAGGGCACAACCTTATCTATGGTCTAAAGAAACAGGGCATATCTATCAGCGGCAAAATTTTAAATGGAGTGGCACCGAGTGCGGGACTTGCCTTAGCGGAATATCGAGGTAAAAACACGCTTGGAATTTTATCTGACCTCAATAAAGATTCAAATAACCATGTGGCCGAAATGCTGGCAAAGGCAATTGCCGTAAAAAATCATAAGCAAGGTTCCATCTTTGAGGGTGTGAAGATCATCAATCAAGAAACAAAGAGTCTCGCGATGACGCCACAAGGGTACTCATTTGTGAGTCCATCAGGTCTTAGCCCACAAAATCAGATTTCTTCAGCCAATATGCTGAAAATTCTTCAAGGGATCGCTAGTAACAAGCAACAACATGAAGTCTTCATGCAGTCACTGCCTGTCGCAGGGGTCGATGGGACTTTAAAAAAGAGAAAGATCGCTTCTACAAAAGTAGAGTGGGTAAAGGCAAAAACAGGATTTATTACCGGCGCCATTGCCCTAGGTGGTTACGCTAAGAAAAATGATGGCACTTTAGTTGCTTTTAGTTTTATTTATAATGGTTCCGATAAAGAACAACGGGTGACTGATTTTTACGACCATTTAATTGCAGAAATTATGGATAAAGATAATTCAATTTCCATTCATTAA
- a CDS encoding MgtC/SapB family protein, with translation MRLELLNDFFLYNLFDHIPLVFSYFFSCLGAIFSGIVVGKEREKAQKAAGLRTFAMVAMGACVFTLTSRLFDHQQMMMDGARIPAQIVTGVGFLGAGAVFRSGRVINGLTTAAGIWATAAVGMVFGLGYFVFGLSVTFLIFVLLWIPTYLDKKTLFEHEWVYYMIHVDNLDGKGPILVREIIMDWGHKVEVMQDQQDVVQLWRIQLSTRHRPHQRFLSELATQRYVKKIEIQAPYSLQLSP, from the coding sequence ATGCGTTTAGAACTTCTCAACGATTTCTTTCTTTATAATTTGTTCGATCATATCCCATTGGTATTTTCTTATTTTTTTAGCTGTCTTGGTGCCATCTTCTCAGGCATCGTCGTAGGAAAAGAGCGAGAAAAGGCTCAGAAAGCGGCAGGGCTAAGAACTTTTGCGATGGTCGCTATGGGGGCCTGTGTATTTACTCTCACTTCTCGGTTATTTGATCACCAGCAAATGATGATGGATGGAGCTCGTATACCGGCGCAGATTGTGACCGGAGTAGGTTTCCTGGGTGCAGGTGCGGTTTTTCGTTCGGGTAGAGTCATTAACGGTCTTACTACCGCCGCTGGAATCTGGGCCACGGCCGCAGTGGGAATGGTGTTCGGCCTGGGATATTTTGTCTTCGGGTTGAGTGTTACTTTTTTGATTTTTGTCCTTCTGTGGATTCCAACTTATCTGGATAAAAAAACGTTATTTGAACATGAATGGGTCTACTATATGATTCACGTGGACAATCTGGATGGCAAAGGTCCCATTCTCGTCCGAGAGATCATTATGGATTGGGGTCACAAGGTAGAAGTGATGCAGGACCAGCAGGACGTAGTGCAATTATGGAGAATTCAATTGTCGACAAGACACAGGCCCCATCAAAGATTTTTAAGCGAGCTCGCCACTCAACGATACGTTAAAAAAATAGAAATCCAGGCTCCATATTCATTACAGCTTTCTCCTTAA